A genome region from Nocardia sp. NBC_01730 includes the following:
- a CDS encoding DinB family protein, which yields MPTPPTPRRDLLRWQFDLTWSLAGIHLDTLMQDDFLWEPTDLVWTVRPDPEGVWRPDWADTEPDPMPVPTIGWLTWHIGWWWGTAIDHVEKRTAPAREDVHWPGDGAATITCLRDLREEWVRVLDGLTETDLDLPSAYPWPADAGLTIAHLAGWVNAELMKNVAEIGHLRMLRAASLA from the coding sequence ATGCCCACACCGCCCACACCACGCCGTGACCTGCTGCGATGGCAATTCGACCTGACCTGGTCGCTCGCCGGAATCCACCTCGACACGCTCATGCAGGACGACTTCCTCTGGGAGCCCACCGACCTCGTCTGGACGGTACGACCGGATCCCGAAGGCGTATGGCGGCCGGACTGGGCCGATACCGAACCCGACCCCATGCCGGTCCCGACCATCGGCTGGCTCACGTGGCACATCGGCTGGTGGTGGGGCACGGCCATCGACCACGTCGAGAAGCGCACCGCACCAGCGCGGGAGGACGTGCACTGGCCCGGCGACGGCGCCGCCACCATCACCTGCCTGCGCGATCTACGCGAGGAGTGGGTGCGCGTACTCGACGGACTCACCGAAACCGATCTGGACCTCCCGTCCGCCTATCCATGGCCCGCCGACGCTGGGCTGACCATCGCACACCTGGCGGGCTGGGTGAACGCGGAGCTGATGAAGAACGTCGCGGAGATCGGCCACCTCCGGATGCTGCGCGCGGCGTCGCTAGCCTGA